A DNA window from Coffea arabica cultivar ET-39 chromosome 6c, Coffea Arabica ET-39 HiFi, whole genome shotgun sequence contains the following coding sequences:
- the LOC113693883 gene encoding small ribosomal subunit protein uS7 has translation METGGIVSAAANSRDQDKIHTDVLLFNRWSYDDVQVSDISVDDYITATAAKHPTYMPHTAGRYQVKRFRKAQCPIVERLTNSLMMHGRNNGKKLMAVRIVKHAMEIIHLLTDSNPIQIIVDAVINSGPREDATRIGSAGVVRRQAVDISPLRRVNQAIYLLTTGARESAFRNIKTIAECLADELINAAKGSSNSYAIKKKDEIERVAKANR, from the exons ATGGAGACTGGGGGCATTGTATCGGCGGCAGCGAATTCTCGTGACCAAGATAAGATTCACACCGATGTCTTGCTTTTCAACCGCTGGTCCTACGATGACGTTCAG GTCAGTGACATTTCAGTGGATGATTATATCACTGCAACAGCTGCCAAGCACCCAACATACATGCCTCACACTGCTGGTCGGTACCAAGTTAAGCGCTTCAGAAAGGCACAGTGCCCAATTGTGGAGAGGCTGACCAACTCTCTGATGATGCATGGCCGAAACAACGGGAAGAAGCTGATGGCTGTTCGCATTGTCAAGCATGCcatggaaattattcatttgttGACTGATTCAAACCCTATTCAAATCATTGTTGACGCTGTTATCAACAG TGGGCCGAGAGAAGATGCTACTCGAATTGGCTCAGCTGGTGTTGTGAGGCGCCAAGCTGTTGATATTTCTCCACTTCGCCGTGTCAATCAGGCTATCTATTTGCTAACAACTGGAGCCCGTGAGAGTGCTTTTAGAAACATCAAGACCATCGCCGAGTGCCTTGCTGATGAACTTATCAATGCTGCCAAGGGATCTTCCAACAG CTATGCCATAAAAAAGAAGGATGAGATTGAGAGGGTTGCAAAGGCTAACCGTTGA